A stretch of the Streptococcus himalayensis genome encodes the following:
- a CDS encoding GNAT family N-acetyltransferase, producing MKIRQARIEDLAAIVAIERENFSLEEAMSQEVLEAHLKHCKTSFLVAEEGNELLGYLEGPVQRERHLKDLSFTVSVIDTSEQVGGYISITSLSISPTSQGSGIGKALINAMKAVATRDGRLGINLTCHDYLIAYYERHGFINEGVSSSQYAEEVWYDLVWETVSP from the coding sequence ATGAAGATTAGACAGGCAAGAATAGAGGATCTAGCGGCTATAGTAGCGATTGAACGCGAAAACTTTAGCCTAGAGGAGGCCATGAGTCAAGAGGTTCTAGAAGCTCATCTTAAACATTGTAAAACGAGTTTCTTAGTGGCAGAAGAGGGCAACGAGCTCCTCGGTTACCTGGAAGGACCTGTTCAACGGGAACGTCATCTCAAGGATTTGTCCTTTACTGTAAGTGTCATCGATACGAGTGAGCAGGTAGGAGGCTATATTTCCATCACGAGTCTCTCGATTTCTCCAACTTCCCAAGGATCGGGAATAGGGAAAGCCTTGATTAATGCCATGAAGGCAGTTGCGACAAGAGACGGTCGGTTAGGGATTAATCTGACCTGTCATGATTACTTGATTGCCTATTATGAGCGGCATGGCTTTATCAACGAAGGGGTGTCGAGTTCGCAATATGCAGAAGAAGTCTGGTATGACTTGGTCTGGGAAACGGTTAGCCCTTGA
- a CDS encoding ISL3 family transposase, with amino-acid sequence MEQLNLITNFLKMKDKNITITNECDMGTHLELHGHLDYTAPKCPSCKGQMAKYDFQKASKIPYLETAGYPLLIRLRKRRFKCKECGKIAVAETPIVKKNHQISVAVNQKITQLLIENQAMTHIAHRLSISTSTVIRKLNEFKFETDWDKLPEVMSWDEYAFKKGKMSFIAQDFDTNNIIAILDGRTQATIRNHFLRYPRQVRNRVKFITMDMFSPYYQLAKQLFPHAKIVLDRFHVVQHLARAMNRVRIQIMNQFDRKSQEYRVLKRYWKLVQQDSRKLSDKRFYRPTFRMHLTNKEILDKLLSYSDELRQHYELYQLLLFHFQERNSEHFFDLIEQERATVNPIFQTVFKTFLKDKDKVLNALELPYSNAKLEATNNLIKVIKRNAFGFRNFENFKKRILIALNIKKEKTKLVLSRC; translated from the coding sequence ATGGAACAACTAAATCTTATCACAAATTTTCTCAAAATGAAAGACAAAAATATCACGATCACTAATGAATGCGACATGGGAACTCACTTAGAACTCCACGGTCACTTGGATTACACAGCCCCTAAATGCCCTTCCTGCAAGGGACAAATGGCTAAGTACGACTTCCAGAAAGCCTCTAAAATCCCCTACTTAGAAACTGCTGGCTACCCGCTACTTATCCGCCTTCGAAAGCGTCGTTTCAAGTGCAAGGAATGTGGGAAAATAGCGGTCGCTGAAACTCCTATTGTTAAGAAGAACCATCAAATCTCTGTCGCTGTCAACCAGAAAATCACACAATTACTCATCGAAAATCAAGCAATGACACATATCGCACACAGACTTTCCATTTCAACATCTACAGTTATTCGAAAACTCAATGAGTTTAAGTTTGAAACGGATTGGGATAAGCTTCCAGAAGTCATGTCCTGGGATGAGTATGCCTTCAAGAAAGGGAAAATGAGCTTTATCGCTCAAGATTTTGACACAAATAACATCATCGCTATTCTTGATGGAAGAACGCAAGCTACCATCCGAAATCACTTCCTACGATACCCTAGACAGGTCAGAAACCGCGTTAAATTCATCACTATGGACATGTTTAGCCCTTACTATCAACTAGCCAAACAACTTTTTCCTCATGCTAAAATCGTGCTGGATCGCTTCCACGTTGTGCAACATTTAGCTCGTGCTATGAACCGTGTCCGCATACAAATCATGAATCAATTCGATAGAAAATCCCAGGAATACCGTGTCTTAAAACGCTACTGGAAACTGGTACAACAAGATAGCCGTAAACTCAGTGATAAACGATTTTATCGCCCTACATTTCGCATGCATTTGACCAATAAGGAAATCTTAGACAAGCTCCTATCCTACTCAGATGAGTTACGACAACATTATGAACTCTATCAACTTCTTTTATTCCATTTCCAAGAGAGGAACTCAGAGCATTTCTTTGACCTAATTGAGCAAGAAAGAGCCACTGTTAACCCTATTTTCCAGACGGTATTTAAGACCTTTCTAAAGGATAAGGACAAGGTTTTAAACGCTTTGGAATTGCCTTATTCCAACGCTAAATTGGAAGCTACCAATAATCTTATCAAAGTCATTAAACGAAATGCCTTTGGTTTCAGGAACTTTGAAAACTTCAAAAAGCGGATTTTGATTGCCTTAAACATCAAAAAAGAGAAGACCAAGTTGGTCCTCTCTAGATGTTAG
- a CDS encoding GNAT family N-acetyltransferase produces MSNKPWTIQEVADWEEIKRLYSLIFAETALLDADIAGKLGFLFNLNGEHVAFLFGQVSDNHFRLECLGVLPRYQRQGIGTLCLAALKEQALDRNWDGIWLHPRGQEQYFAMNGFEEQMDEKTFQVTMVWHHPLRRHDED; encoded by the coding sequence ATGTCCAATAAGCCGTGGACTATCCAAGAAGTAGCAGATTGGGAAGAAATCAAGCGTTTGTATAGCTTGATTTTTGCTGAGACTGCCTTGCTAGATGCAGATATAGCTGGAAAGCTTGGATTTCTATTCAATTTGAATGGGGAACATGTTGCTTTTCTTTTTGGGCAGGTCTCAGATAACCATTTCCGCCTTGAGTGTTTGGGAGTTTTACCACGTTATCAGCGACAAGGGATTGGGACTCTGTGCCTAGCAGCCTTGAAAGAGCAAGCCCTAGATAGGAACTGGGATGGAATTTGGCTGCATCCGAGAGGACAGGAGCAGTATTTTGCGATGAATGGCTTTGAAGAGCAGATGGATGAAAAAACTTTCCAAGTGACCATGGTATGGCATCATCCTTTGAGGAGGCACGATGAAGATTAG
- the murC gene encoding UDP-N-acetylmuramate--L-alanine ligase — translation MTKTYHFIGIKGSGMSALALMLHQMGYKVQGSDVEKYYFTQRGLELAEIPILPFDEKNITAEVELIAGNAFRPDNNVEIAYADKAGIPYRRYHEFLGEFMRDFISFGVAGAHGKTSTTGLLSHVLSNITDTSYLIGDGTGRGSSQAKYFVFESDEYERHFMPYHPEYSIITNVDFDHPDYFTSLEDVFHAFDDYAKQVTKGLFLYGEDEELRKITAQAPIYYYGFEEGNDLVAYDLLRSTTGSSFKVSFRGQELGEFKIPTFGRHNVMNATAVIGLLHVSGFDLDLVREHLVSFAGVKRRFTEKIVNGTTIIDDFAHHPTEIIATLDAARQKYPSKEIIGIFQPHTFTRTIALLDEFAAALNQADAVYLAQIYGSAREVDHGDVKVEDLAEKIIKKNQVITVDNVSPLLEHTDAVYVFMGAGDIQTYEYSFEQLLANLTSNVQ, via the coding sequence ATGACAAAAACCTATCATTTTATTGGAATTAAGGGCTCAGGTATGAGTGCCCTTGCTTTGATGTTGCACCAAATGGGCTACAAGGTTCAAGGGAGCGATGTGGAGAAATATTATTTTACCCAGCGTGGTCTTGAACTAGCAGAGATTCCAATTCTTCCCTTTGATGAAAAAAATATTACAGCAGAAGTGGAATTGATTGCAGGCAATGCCTTTCGTCCGGACAATAACGTAGAGATTGCTTATGCGGACAAGGCAGGCATTCCTTACCGTCGCTACCATGAATTTTTAGGAGAGTTCATGCGTGACTTTATCAGTTTTGGAGTGGCGGGTGCCCACGGGAAAACCTCAACAACGGGTCTGCTATCTCATGTCTTGTCCAACATCACCGATACCAGTTATTTAATTGGAGACGGGACGGGACGCGGCTCTAGTCAAGCAAAATATTTCGTCTTTGAGTCTGATGAATACGAGCGTCACTTCATGCCCTATCATCCAGAGTATTCGATTATTACCAATGTGGATTTTGATCATCCGGATTATTTCACAAGTCTGGAAGATGTTTTTCATGCGTTTGACGACTATGCCAAGCAGGTTACAAAGGGGCTATTCCTCTATGGGGAGGATGAGGAGCTTAGAAAAATTACTGCTCAAGCTCCGATTTACTACTATGGCTTTGAAGAGGGCAATGACCTAGTTGCCTATGATTTATTACGCTCTACGACAGGCTCTAGCTTTAAAGTCTCTTTCCGTGGTCAAGAGTTGGGAGAATTTAAAATTCCGACCTTTGGTCGCCACAATGTCATGAATGCAACGGCTGTCATTGGTTTGCTTCATGTGTCAGGATTTGACCTAGATCTAGTGAGAGAGCATTTAGTGAGCTTTGCAGGAGTGAAACGCCGTTTTACAGAGAAGATTGTCAATGGAACCACGATTATTGATGATTTTGCCCATCATCCAACGGAAATCATCGCAACATTGGATGCGGCTCGTCAAAAATATCCTAGTAAGGAAATCATTGGTATTTTCCAACCCCATACCTTCACACGCACCATTGCCTTGCTAGATGAGTTTGCAGCAGCTTTGAATCAGGCAGATGCGGTTTACTTGGCGCAGATTTATGGCTCTGCCCGTGAAGTAGATCATGGAGATGTTAAGGTTGAAGACTTGGCCGAGAAGATTATCAAGAAAAATCAAGTCATTACAGTTGACAATGTATCTCCTCTGCTAGAGCATACGGATGCCGTCTATGTCTTTATGGGGGCGGGAGATATTCAAACCTATGAATATTCCTTTGAGCAACTCCTTGCAAATTTAACCAGCAATGTCCAATAA
- a CDS encoding IS630 family transposase (programmed frameshift) has translation MNATQEQITELKSALKAKHLSAYHKRIQAVYLRSQKLTYKAISDLIGLSHDTIWRLVKKYEQEGLSALTHDARGGRHRSYLTYEEEKAFLEEQFVGSASGQFVTIAEMHEAYQTKIGKQTTREGFYALLKRHGWRKVTPRPEHPKKQMPKRFWRLKIKSTFKKTRKRFKNSRRYQKVRLMYQDEAGFGRISKIGKSWVPKGVRPHVHSHYIREYRYCYGAVDAHTGESFFIIAGGCNTDWMNEFLRQLSQAYPNDYILLVMDNAVWHKSRTLEKPTNIGFEFIPPYTPEMNPIEQVWAEIRKRGFKNKAFKTLDDVISKLQEVIQCLHWSVLKPIVHRNWLFSDFDVK, from the exons ATGAACGCTACACAAGAACAAATCACAGAACTCAAATCAGCTCTCAAGGCTAAACACCTCTCTGCCTATCACAAACGGATTCAAGCGGTCTATTTACGCTCTCAAAAGTTGACCTACAAGGCCATTTCTGACTTAATCGGTTTATCTCATGATACGATTTGGCGTTTGGTGAAAAAATATGAACAAGAAGGCCTCTCTGCCCTTACCCATGATGCACGAGGGGGGCGTCATCGTTCTTATCTTACTTACGAAGAAGAAAAAGCATTCTTAGAAGAACAGTTTGTTGGTAGTGCTTCAGGACAATTTGTCACTATTGCAGAAATGCACGAGGCTTATCAAACTAAAATTGGGAAACAAACGACGCGAGAAGGGTTTTATGCACTGTTGAAGCGTCACGGTTGGCGCAAAGTAACACCAAGACCTGAACACCCTAAAAAG CAGATGCCAAAACGATTTTGGCGTCTAAAAATAAAATCTACCTTCAAGAAGACGAGAAAGCGCTTTAAGAATAGTAGACGTTACCAGAAGGTCAGACTCATGTACCAAGATGAAGCAGGATTCGGACGGATTAGTAAAATTGGGAAGTCTTGGGTGCCAAAAGGAGTACGACCTCATGTTCACAGCCACTATATTCGAGAATATCGCTACTGCTATGGAGCTGTCGATGCCCATACGGGGGAATCTTTCTTTATCATTGCTGGGGGATGTAACACCGATTGGATGAATGAATTTTTAAGACAACTGTCCCAAGCCTACCCTAATGACTATATCTTACTCGTGATGGATAACGCCGTATGGCATAAATCACGGACGTTAGAGAAACCTACCAACATTGGCTTTGAGTTCATTCCACCTTATACGCCTGAGATGAATCCCATTGAACAAGTCTGGGCTGAGATTCGTAAGAGAGGTTTCAAGAATAAGGCCTTTAAGACGCTTGACGATGTCATTAGCAAGCTGCAAGAAGTGATTCAATGTCTGCATTGGTCTGTGTTAAAACCCATTGTTCATAGAAATTGGCTCTTTTCAGATTTTGATGTTAAATGA
- a CDS encoding cystathionine gamma-synthase, with product MRERTFPIVADEDIMLTEMPFMNLYDEQDFISNILGDYVDRNYLEWEPIAEGKMAPSQAHNQETNPQREKTYGELAREKAREDLKKKRSAAYLTSNVTSKSHGFASRSTKKTAQVQPTAHFQKEKPGEFAKYGQKLSQKQYILAELSDVEEVPVEKTSSNKQSNYDFLKKSQIYNPETKQEKRQQARAQELNLTRFEKK from the coding sequence ATGAGAGAAAGAACTTTTCCAATAGTAGCAGATGAGGATATTATGCTGACGGAGATGCCTTTTATGAATCTCTATGATGAACAAGATTTTATTAGTAATATCCTAGGAGACTATGTGGATCGCAATTATTTAGAGTGGGAACCGATTGCTGAAGGGAAGATGGCACCATCGCAAGCTCATAATCAAGAAACGAATCCTCAAAGAGAGAAAACTTACGGAGAATTAGCACGAGAAAAAGCGCGTGAAGATTTAAAGAAAAAACGGTCAGCTGCTTATCTAACCAGCAATGTGACGAGTAAGTCCCATGGTTTTGCTAGTCGTAGCACTAAAAAAACTGCACAGGTTCAACCGACAGCCCATTTTCAAAAGGAAAAGCCTGGGGAATTTGCGAAATATGGGCAAAAATTAAGCCAAAAGCAGTATATTTTGGCGGAACTTTCGGATGTAGAAGAAGTACCAGTAGAAAAGACTTCCTCAAATAAGCAAAGTAACTATGATTTTTTGAAAAAAAGTCAGATTTATAATCCAGAAACCAAGCAGGAAAAACGGCAACAAGCAAGGGCTCAAGAGCTTAATCTGACCCGTTTTGAGAAGAAATAA
- the tnpB gene encoding IS66 family insertion sequence element accessory protein TnpB (TnpB, as the term is used for proteins encoded by IS66 family insertion elements, is considered an accessory protein, since TnpC, encoded by a neighboring gene, is a DDE family transposase.): MSIQLSDLGQVYLVCGKTDMRQGIDSLAYLVKSQFNLDPFSGQVFLFCGGRKDRFKVLYWDGQGFWLLYKRFENGKLTWPNDEHEVKALTSEQVDWLMKGFSIMPKIKPTKSRDFY; the protein is encoded by the coding sequence ATGAGCATTCAACTCAGTGATTTAGGGCAGGTCTATCTGGTTTGTGGCAAAACGGATATGAGACAGGGGATTGATTCGCTGGCTTATCTGGTAAAAAGTCAGTTCAACCTTGATCCCTTTTCTGGTCAAGTTTTTCTCTTCTGTGGCGGCCGCAAAGATCGTTTCAAGGTCCTTTATTGGGATGGACAAGGTTTTTGGCTACTCTACAAACGATTTGAAAACGGCAAACTCACTTGGCCTAATGATGAACATGAGGTCAAAGCCTTAACTTCCGAGCAAGTAGACTGGCTGATGAAGGGATTTTCGATAATGCCTAAAATAAAACCTACAAAAAGTCGTGATTTCTATTGA
- the mltG gene encoding endolytic transglycosylase MltG, translated as MSDNSQDTEKLSFKEQILRDLARAKGNELPEKPEEVGNLEEKLGIANFLHEAHSEATEEPKVSIAEGKEDWSEPIVTETAEFVAPETEEPIPSYQEKIEPKPAPVVDDKEYNTLKTPVSVSYKGDGAEITSNGIEVKEPIPTGALREPEAKPAEKSVSRMQRAAKETKQKRQNNIAKKIVGTVFALLTIAIIATGAFFAYYVHSALQPVDADSKEFVTVEIPAGSSTKEIGKILEKEGLIKNGQVFNFYAKFKNYAAFKSGFYNLRKSMDTDSIAKALQEGGTEEAVTPALAKLTIPEGYTIDQIAQAIGELKEVKDKVSAEAFLAKVQDDAFIAQAAGKYPTLLATLPTKENGVKYRLEGYLFPATYDIKEETTVESLIEEMLGAMDQTMSAYYEGLAAKNLTVNDVLTLASLVEKEGSTDQDRKDIAGVFYNRLNQGMPLQSNIAILYAQGKLGQKTTLAEDAGIDTNIDSPYNIYNQTGLMPGPVDSPSKAAIDATINQNKSDYLYFVADVTTGAVYFANTYEEHEKNVQEHVNSKLQQGQQ; from the coding sequence TTGTCTGATAATTCACAAGATACAGAAAAGCTAAGTTTTAAAGAGCAGATTTTGCGTGACTTGGCTAGAGCTAAGGGAAATGAGCTACCAGAAAAACCAGAAGAAGTTGGGAATCTGGAAGAAAAATTAGGAATTGCAAATTTTCTACATGAAGCTCATTCTGAAGCTACAGAAGAACCTAAAGTGTCGATTGCAGAAGGTAAAGAAGACTGGTCAGAGCCCATCGTGACGGAAACTGCGGAATTTGTTGCACCAGAAACAGAAGAGCCGATACCGTCTTATCAAGAAAAGATAGAGCCAAAACCAGCTCCCGTAGTGGACGATAAGGAATACAATACCTTAAAAACACCGGTGTCTGTTTCTTATAAGGGAGATGGGGCAGAAATTACATCGAATGGCATTGAAGTAAAAGAGCCTATTCCAACGGGTGCCTTGAGAGAACCAGAAGCAAAGCCAGCTGAAAAATCTGTTTCTCGCATGCAGCGTGCAGCCAAGGAAACCAAACAAAAACGCCAAAACAATATTGCTAAAAAAATTGTTGGAACGGTGTTTGCCCTCTTAACGATTGCCATTATCGCGACGGGTGCTTTCTTTGCCTACTATGTGCATTCTGCCTTGCAGCCAGTTGATGCAGACAGCAAAGAATTTGTCACCGTAGAGATTCCTGCGGGGTCTAGCACCAAGGAAATTGGGAAGATTCTTGAAAAAGAAGGATTGATTAAAAACGGTCAGGTGTTTAATTTCTATGCGAAATTTAAAAACTATGCGGCCTTTAAATCAGGTTTTTACAACTTGAGAAAGAGCATGGATACAGACAGTATCGCAAAAGCCCTCCAAGAAGGCGGAACAGAAGAAGCAGTTACACCAGCTTTAGCTAAGTTAACCATTCCAGAAGGGTACACGATTGACCAGATAGCACAAGCAATTGGAGAGTTAAAAGAAGTCAAGGATAAGGTCAGCGCAGAAGCCTTTCTAGCTAAAGTCCAAGATGATGCTTTCATTGCTCAAGCAGCAGGCAAATACCCAACCCTTCTTGCTACCTTGCCAACCAAGGAGAATGGTGTGAAATACCGCTTAGAAGGCTATTTGTTCCCAGCTACTTATGACATCAAGGAAGAAACAACGGTTGAAAGCTTGATTGAGGAGATGCTAGGTGCCATGGATCAGACCATGTCAGCTTATTATGAAGGTTTAGCAGCTAAAAACTTGACTGTTAACGATGTCTTGACTCTCGCTTCGCTCGTCGAAAAAGAAGGATCGACAGACCAAGATCGCAAGGATATTGCAGGAGTTTTCTACAATCGTCTCAATCAAGGAATGCCTCTACAAAGTAATATCGCGATTTTGTATGCACAAGGAAAACTTGGTCAAAAAACAACCTTGGCAGAAGATGCAGGAATTGATACAAATATCGATTCACCCTACAATATTTACAACCAAACCGGCTTGATGCCTGGGCCAGTGGATAGCCCAAGTAAGGCAGCTATTGATGCCACCATCAACCAAAACAAATCAGATTATCTCTACTTTGTAGCAGATGTAACGACCGGAGCTGTTTATTTTGCAAATACTTATGAAGAGCATGAAAAGAATGTTCAAGAGCATGTCAATAGTAAGTTGCAACAAGGACAACAATAA
- a CDS encoding IS66 family transposase, with translation MEELLAIIKQQAAVNQQLTNELALLREQVAYLTQKLYGKSSEKVAYQPGQLSLFEEEPLPEEDADLPR, from the coding sequence ATGGAAGAGTTATTAGCCATTATTAAACAACAAGCAGCTGTTAACCAACAACTCACAAATGAACTTGCTCTTCTTCGTGAACAAGTAGCTTACTTAACTCAAAAACTTTATGGCAAGTCATCAGAGAAAGTTGCGTATCAACCTGGTCAGCTAAGTCTCTTCGAAGAAGAACCACTTCCTGAAGAAGACGCTGACTTACCCAGGTGA
- the greA gene encoding transcription elongation factor GreA: MAEKTYSMTLAEKEKLEKELEELKLVRRPEVVERIKIARSYGDLSENSEYEAAKDEQAFVEGQISSLETKIRYAEIVDSDSVAQDEVAIGKTVTLQEIGESEEEVYHIVGAAGADAFVNKVSNESPIGHALIGKKTGDTATIETPVGSYQVKILKVEKTV; the protein is encoded by the coding sequence ATGGCAGAAAAAACGTATTCAATGACCCTTGCAGAAAAGGAAAAATTAGAAAAAGAATTAGAGGAGTTGAAGTTAGTTCGACGTCCTGAGGTTGTCGAACGGATTAAGATTGCCCGTTCTTATGGAGACCTCTCTGAAAATAGTGAGTACGAAGCAGCAAAAGATGAACAAGCTTTTGTAGAAGGACAAATCTCGAGCTTGGAAACGAAGATTCGTTATGCCGAGATTGTGGATAGTGACTCCGTAGCTCAAGACGAGGTAGCGATCGGAAAGACAGTGACTCTCCAAGAAATTGGTGAGTCTGAAGAAGAAGTCTATCATATCGTTGGGGCTGCAGGAGCAGACGCCTTTGTCAATAAAGTCTCAAATGAAAGTCCAATTGGTCATGCCTTGATTGGGAAAAAGACAGGGGATACCGCAACGATTGAAACCCCTGTTGGTAGCTATCAAGTGAAAATCTTGAAAGTTGAAAAAACTGTATAA